The genomic region ATTGGAGTGCAAGTAGCCATTAACCACACCATTTTGACCCGCTTTAACGGTTGCAAAACGTCGCACCACTAGGTTTTCACCAATAGTCGCAATTTGTGTGTTGAAATACTCTTTAAAATTAACACCACCAATGGTAGACTCCATCAACTCTTCTACAGTTGAAAAGCCACTAGATTGGATGTGGGCTGTTGTTTTTTGGGTTAATGCTTGGAAGCTTTCGTTTTTGGCAACAAAGTCTGTTTCAGAGTTGATTTCACTCAACGTTGCCATGGTGCAATCTTCAGAGACTTCCACACTCACAAGGCCTTCGCTTGCCAAGCGGTCTGCTTTTTTAGCTGCTTTTCCAAGGCCTTTTTCACGGAGCAAATCAACTGCTTTGTCCATATCTCCACCCGTTTCAGCCAAAGTGTTTTTACAGTCCATCATCCCAGCACCCGTCATTTCGCGCAGTTCTTTTACCATTGCTGCAGAAATTGCCATTACGCGTCTCCTTCGGTCTCTTCTTCGCTAAAAAGCGCTTCGTCTGAAGTCGCTTCGTCAATAATCTCTTTTTTCTCTTCATCGCTCACTACCGCATCATCTTCACTGACTGCGTCTTGAGCGCGAATTTCTTTACCTTCAATAATGGCTTCGCTCATCTCTTTACAAAAGAGTTGAATGGAACGAATCGCATCATCGTTACCTGGGATTGGGAAATCCACTACGTCTGGATCACAGTTGGTATCAAGAGGTGCAACAACAGGCAGTCGTAAGCGATTGGCTTCTTGAACGGCGATTTTTTCCTTAACGGTGTCGATGACAAAAATCATATCAGGAACAACTTTCATGTTGCGCAAACCACCAAGGTAATTAAGCAACTGCTCTTTTTTGCGTCGAAGCATTAGTGCTTCTTTTTTAGTCAAAAGGTTGATAGAGCCGTCTTCTTCCATGGTTTCAATCACTTCGAGCTTACGAATAGATTGTTTGATGGTTTGGAAGTTGGTGAGCATGCCGCCCAACCAGCGGTGATTTACATAAGGCATACCGCATTTTTCAGCGTACTCTTTAATAGCCTGGCTGGCTTGTTTTTTAGTGCCAACAAATAAGATGGTTTTACCCTCAGCGGCTGCGTCACGCACAACAGTGTAGGTGTAGCGAAAGTATCGCAACGTTTTTTGAAGATCGATGATGTAGATGTTTTTGCGTTCACCGAAGATGAACTTTTTCATTTTTGGATTCCAGCGTCGTGTCTGGTGTCCGAAGTGTACCCCGCATTCTAGCAGGTCTTTCATGGTTACCATGATGTCTCCTTAGTGGGCGTTGCCCGAATTTTGGTTTATCCGCCACACCCCTTAACAACCGAAGTTGCAACCGTACAAGGATTGGTGTGTGTGAGATTGAGCCGTGATTTTACTCAAAATTAGTTTAAGGTTTACTTTTGCCAGAGAAGTCACTAGAGAGTTGTGCTGTGTTTTGACTTTGAATAAGCCATTCTAGCAATGTCGCCACATGGGTGCAACTTTGACTTGAGAGCCTACACGGAGGCTTGGAAGTGTCGCAAAGATGTGCTAACAAATCAGGGTTTGAAAAAGTGGTTATGTCGTATTTTTTGGCTTTTTCTACAATGCGCTGCATTACCGCATCGCTTAGCGCAGAGGCCGCACCAAAGGCATACACTTCATAGGCTTCTTTTTTTGCTTTCATCTTCTCCCTTTAACATAATGATACCCGCTTGCCTTCCTGTCGTTTTATCACGTCGGTAAGAAAAATAGCGCGTATCGCAGCATGTGCATCCAAAAGTGCTCTTCACATGAAGCACTCCAGCAGCTTTAAGCTGCTCCTCCACTAAA from Sulfurospirillum tamanense harbors:
- the rpsB gene encoding 30S ribosomal protein S2, yielding MVTMKDLLECGVHFGHQTRRWNPKMKKFIFGERKNIYIIDLQKTLRYFRYTYTVVRDAAAEGKTILFVGTKKQASQAIKEYAEKCGMPYVNHRWLGGMLTNFQTIKQSIRKLEVIETMEEDGSINLLTKKEALMLRRKKEQLLNYLGGLRNMKVVPDMIFVIDTVKEKIAVQEANRLRLPVVAPLDTNCDPDVVDFPIPGNDDAIRSIQLFCKEMSEAIIEGKEIRAQDAVSEDDAVVSDEEKKEIIDEATSDEALFSEEETEGDA